Proteins encoded together in one Janthinobacterium tructae window:
- the cadR gene encoding Cd(II)/Pb(II)-responsive transcriptional regulator — protein MRIGELAKRTDCDVETVRYYEKAGLLQEPGRNSAGYREYREEHQERLQFIRHCRSLQIGLTDIRALLEFKNNPAEGCQSVNELLDHHILRIAEQMANLQTLQQQLVTLRHQCDQPQPSQDCAILQNLSEAASGHDCACHTDLH, from the coding sequence ATGCGTATCGGAGAACTAGCCAAACGGACAGATTGTGACGTCGAAACCGTGCGTTACTATGAAAAGGCGGGCTTGCTGCAGGAACCGGGGCGCAACAGCGCCGGCTACCGCGAATACCGCGAAGAACACCAGGAGCGGCTGCAATTCATCCGCCATTGCCGCTCGCTGCAGATCGGTTTGACCGATATCCGCGCCTTGCTGGAATTTAAGAACAACCCGGCCGAAGGCTGCCAGAGCGTCAATGAGCTGCTCGACCACCATATCCTGCGCATTGCCGAGCAGATGGCGAATTTGCAAACCCTGCAGCAGCAACTGGTGACCCTGCGCCACCAGTGTGACCAGCCGCAGCCGTCGCAAGACTGCGCGATTCTGCAAAACCTGTCCGAGGCCGCCAGCGGCCACGACTGCGCCTGCCATACCGACCTTCATTGA
- a CDS encoding heavy metal translocating P-type ATPase, giving the protein MPHDSHDHTHEHKHDHAQDAKPSHGGCCSHSHAAPAGDTAPVLPSAPIAGASTAKYRIANMDCPTEERLIRNKLATMAGVVGLDFNLMNRVLDVHHTLPTLATVEAALHGIGMQAIPMEADAVVARDPNEGSLSSVQKGMLVVSGLAAAGAEALAWTTHVDSSPLVIALALLSIATGGWPTLKKGWIALKTFTLNINFLMSLAVFGAIAIGQWPEAAMVIFLFAIAELIEGLSLNRARNAVHSLMQLAPDTATVADASGAWQPVPVATVAIGATMRVKPGERIALDGVVASGASSVNQAPITGESMPVDKAVGDVVYAGTINERGLLDVTVTANSGNSTLAKIVKVIEETQGKQAPTQRFVDNFARYYTPAVVVFAILVAVLPPLLLGQPFMAWVYKALVMLVIACPCALVISTPVTVVSGLTAAARRGILVKGGQFLETGYRIKAIAVDKTGTLTMGKPAVTDVVALEGSDRDAILLLAASLDANSAHPLAAAIVKAGPPAGSHLPVTQFAALHGRGVQGTIDGQTYYLGNARLMTELKLLTPELQAILARLEQQAYTAMVLASPAGALGVIAVADVLRPTAAAAIARLNALGVTTVMLTGDNLLTAQRIAAEVGVSLVKAELLPENKLDEIKALQQQFGVVAMLGDGVNDAPALAQADIGFAMGAAGSDTAIETADVALMDDELGKLPEFISLSQRTRSILVQNISFAIGIKAVFFGLALAGMATLWMAVFADVGASLLVVANGLRLLRNNKQA; this is encoded by the coding sequence ATGCCGCACGATAGCCACGATCACACCCACGAGCATAAGCATGACCATGCGCAAGACGCCAAGCCCAGCCACGGCGGCTGTTGTTCGCACAGTCACGCCGCCCCCGCTGGCGACACCGCGCCAGTGCTGCCCAGCGCCCCCATCGCCGGCGCGAGCACGGCCAAATACCGCATCGCCAACATGGATTGCCCCACGGAAGAGCGCTTGATCCGCAACAAGCTGGCCACGATGGCGGGCGTGGTGGGCCTCGATTTCAACTTGATGAACCGCGTGCTCGACGTGCACCACACCCTGCCTACACTGGCCACGGTGGAAGCGGCCCTGCACGGCATCGGCATGCAGGCCATTCCCATGGAAGCGGACGCGGTCGTCGCGCGCGACCCGAATGAAGGCAGCCTGAGCAGCGTGCAAAAAGGCATGCTGGTGGTCTCCGGCCTGGCTGCGGCGGGCGCCGAGGCGCTGGCGTGGACCACGCATGTAGACAGTTCGCCCCTCGTCATCGCCCTGGCCCTGCTGTCGATCGCCACGGGCGGCTGGCCGACCCTGAAAAAGGGCTGGATCGCCCTGAAAACCTTCACACTGAACATCAACTTCCTGATGAGCCTGGCAGTCTTCGGCGCCATCGCCATCGGCCAGTGGCCGGAAGCGGCCATGGTCATCTTCCTGTTCGCCATCGCCGAGCTGATCGAAGGCTTGTCGCTGAACCGCGCGCGCAACGCCGTGCACAGCCTGATGCAACTGGCGCCCGACACGGCGACGGTCGCCGACGCCAGTGGCGCCTGGCAGCCAGTACCCGTCGCCACGGTGGCCATCGGCGCGACTATGCGCGTGAAACCGGGCGAGCGCATCGCGCTCGACGGCGTGGTGGCCAGCGGCGCATCGTCCGTCAACCAGGCGCCGATCACGGGCGAAAGCATGCCGGTGGACAAGGCCGTGGGCGACGTCGTGTATGCGGGCACCATCAATGAACGGGGCTTGCTCGACGTCACCGTGACGGCCAACAGCGGCAACAGCACGCTGGCGAAAATCGTCAAGGTCATCGAGGAAACCCAGGGCAAGCAGGCGCCCACGCAGCGCTTTGTCGACAATTTTGCGCGCTACTACACGCCCGCCGTCGTCGTCTTCGCCATTCTGGTGGCCGTGCTGCCGCCGCTGCTGCTGGGCCAGCCCTTCATGGCCTGGGTGTATAAAGCGCTGGTGATGCTGGTGATCGCCTGCCCGTGCGCGCTGGTCATTTCCACGCCCGTGACCGTGGTCAGCGGCCTGACGGCGGCCGCGCGCCGCGGCATTTTGGTGAAAGGCGGACAATTCCTGGAAACCGGTTATCGGATCAAGGCCATCGCCGTCGACAAGACGGGCACCCTGACCATGGGCAAACCGGCCGTGACGGACGTGGTGGCCTTGGAAGGCAGCGACCGCGACGCCATCTTGCTGCTGGCCGCCAGCCTGGACGCCAACTCCGCCCACCCGCTGGCCGCCGCCATCGTCAAGGCGGGTCCGCCCGCCGGCAGCCACTTGCCCGTGACCCAGTTTGCCGCCCTGCATGGGCGCGGCGTGCAAGGCACTATCGATGGCCAGACCTATTATCTGGGCAATGCGCGCCTGATGACGGAATTGAAGCTCTTGACGCCTGAGCTGCAAGCCATCCTGGCGCGGCTGGAACAGCAAGCGTACACGGCCATGGTGCTGGCCAGCCCGGCCGGCGCGCTGGGCGTGATTGCCGTGGCCGACGTGCTGCGTCCCACGGCGGCGGCGGCCATCGCCAGATTGAATGCGCTGGGCGTGACCACCGTGATGCTGACGGGAGACAACTTGCTGACGGCGCAGCGCATCGCGGCCGAGGTGGGCGTCAGCCTGGTCAAGGCGGAATTGCTGCCGGAAAACAAGCTCGATGAAATCAAGGCCTTGCAGCAGCAGTTCGGCGTGGTGGCCATGCTCGGTGACGGCGTCAACGACGCCCCGGCCCTGGCGCAGGCCGACATCGGCTTTGCCATGGGTGCGGCCGGCAGCGACACGGCCATCGAAACGGCGGACGTGGCCCTGATGGATGATGAACTGGGCAAGTTGCCCGAATTCATCAGCCTGAGCCAGCGCACGCGCAGCATCCTCGTGCAAAACATCAGCTTTGCCATCGGCATCAAGGCCGTCTTCTTCGGCCTGGCCCTGGCCGGCATGGCGACCCTGTGGATGGCCGTGTTCGCGGACGTGGGCGCCAGCCTGCTGGTGGTGGCCAACGGGCTGCGCTTGCTACGCAATAACAAGCAAGCATAG
- a CDS encoding alpha/beta hydrolase has protein sequence MTFLPRLTLLATLLAGTSLHAEPMFFTPCSDTAAPGSLCSGLNVPGSYDAQGRAVGEADAMHVFVRKFAADVPAGKPVKGTVWLVAGGPGESGASFYSLLPTLRRSFPGFEFLIPDHRGTGHSSRLCKVEESEQSPGGRALAGAEWASCFMGINLMPEYAAQFSITTAARDLKALIEGERSKNKAPVYVYSVSYGTQLVLRTLQLGPLPVKGVIFDSLVPPQTDARWDLSQRSQVVNQVGMQVLSNCDADPACHAALGEPAETLYRRVLDKAQADPAALAKIPGKNLKNFLGGMLDVPAARARIAYLLRDLDQGGETELAAVRATLTQAAAGLGSYPQSPLSIPLVSIISNSENNLQPSLRPGWTTADLDREEADLLFTSPLPRILLGGGLPTYARDSYFGALPAKVPPMLVLQGTLDPKTPYAGAQAQAQALTQSKAGKVALSTVHNAPHFILWTAPACFEQASTRFIAGKTAQDCTL, from the coding sequence ATGACCTTCCTGCCCCGTTTGACCCTGCTGGCCACTCTGCTGGCTGGCACCTCCCTGCACGCCGAACCGATGTTTTTCACGCCCTGCTCCGATACGGCCGCTCCCGGCAGCCTGTGCTCGGGCTTGAACGTGCCCGGCAGCTACGATGCCCAGGGCCGCGCCGTCGGCGAGGCGGACGCCATGCACGTCTTCGTGCGCAAGTTTGCCGCCGACGTGCCTGCCGGCAAGCCCGTCAAGGGCACTGTGTGGCTGGTGGCGGGCGGTCCGGGCGAATCGGGCGCCTCGTTCTACAGCCTGCTGCCCACCTTGCGCCGCAGCTTTCCCGGCTTTGAATTCCTGATCCCCGACCATCGCGGCACGGGCCATTCGTCACGCCTGTGCAAGGTGGAGGAATCCGAACAAAGCCCCGGCGGCCGCGCGCTGGCGGGCGCCGAATGGGCCAGCTGCTTTATGGGCATCAATCTGATGCCGGAATACGCGGCGCAGTTTTCCATCACGACGGCCGCGCGCGACTTGAAGGCCTTGATCGAAGGCGAACGGAGCAAGAACAAAGCGCCCGTGTATGTATACAGTGTGTCGTACGGCACGCAGCTGGTCTTGCGCACCTTGCAGCTGGGGCCGCTGCCCGTCAAGGGCGTCATTTTTGATTCGCTGGTGCCGCCGCAAACGGATGCGCGCTGGGACTTGAGCCAGCGCTCGCAGGTGGTCAATCAGGTCGGCATGCAGGTGCTGTCCAACTGCGATGCGGACCCGGCTTGCCACGCGGCACTGGGTGAACCGGCCGAAACCTTGTACCGGCGCGTGCTGGACAAGGCGCAAGCCGACCCCGCCGCGCTGGCGAAGATTCCGGGCAAGAACCTGAAAAACTTCCTCGGTGGCATGCTCGACGTGCCGGCCGCGCGCGCACGCATCGCGTATCTGCTGCGCGACCTGGACCAGGGCGGCGAAACGGAACTGGCGGCCGTGCGCGCCACGCTGACGCAGGCGGCGGCCGGGCTGGGCAGCTATCCCCAGTCGCCGCTGTCGATACCGCTGGTCAGCATCATCAGCAATTCGGAAAACAATCTGCAGCCATCGTTGCGCCCTGGCTGGACGACCGCCGACCTCGACCGCGAAGAGGCGGACTTGCTGTTTACCAGCCCCCTGCCGCGTATCCTGCTCGGCGGCGGCTTGCCGACCTACGCGCGCGATAGCTACTTCGGCGCTTTGCCGGCGAAAGTGCCGCCGATGCTGGTGCTGCAGGGAACCCTGGACCCGAAGACGCCGTACGCGGGCGCGCAGGCGCAAGCGCAGGCTTTGACGCAAAGCAAGGCCGGCAAGGTGGCCCTGTCCACCGTACACAACGCCCCGCATTTCATTTTATGGACGGCGCCCGCCTGCTTTGAACAGGCCAGCACCCGCTTTATTGCCGGCAAGACGGCGCAGGATTGCACGCTGTAG
- a CDS encoding alpha/beta fold hydrolase, translating into MRIPGLALLLLSCFGVAQAASPDVPSICASPAQPVREQGYVPVNGIEQWITLTGAACGNPVILFIHGGPGNALSPYADAIYAGWERHYTLVQWDQRGAGMTYAKQRPTDDVPLTVEQMRDDGIAVARYIAQHLGQQKVILMGSSWGSILGVHMVKARPDLFHAYVGTAQVVNARDNESGMYREVMALAQAAGDTSTVDKLTALGAPPWMDPRNFGILRRFDRKYEGLATDAPPRHWWQPAPFYATSQALAAAEAADDYSYIQFIGLRGDGMFAKVDLPALGTRFDLPVFFIMGEADLLTSPAIARTYFDSITAPAKDFTLVKRAGHDPNQAVHDAQWTVLRDKVAPLLKR; encoded by the coding sequence ATGCGCATCCCAGGCCTGGCATTGCTGCTGTTATCTTGTTTCGGCGTGGCGCAGGCGGCCTCGCCCGACGTCCCTTCCATCTGCGCCTCGCCCGCGCAGCCCGTGCGCGAACAGGGTTACGTGCCAGTCAACGGCATCGAGCAATGGATCACGCTCACGGGCGCCGCCTGCGGCAATCCCGTGATCCTGTTCATCCATGGCGGTCCGGGAAATGCCTTAAGTCCGTACGCGGATGCCATCTATGCCGGCTGGGAACGCCACTACACGCTGGTGCAATGGGACCAGCGCGGCGCGGGCATGACGTATGCCAAACAGCGCCCGACGGACGATGTGCCCTTGACGGTGGAACAGATGCGCGACGACGGCATCGCCGTGGCCCGCTATATCGCGCAGCATCTGGGCCAGCAAAAAGTCATTTTGATGGGCAGTTCCTGGGGATCGATTCTGGGCGTGCACATGGTCAAGGCGCGCCCCGACCTGTTCCACGCGTATGTCGGCACGGCGCAGGTGGTCAATGCGCGGGACAATGAGAGCGGCATGTACCGGGAAGTGATGGCGCTGGCGCAGGCGGCCGGCGATACCTCCACGGTGGACAAGCTGACGGCGCTCGGTGCGCCGCCATGGATGGACCCGCGCAACTTCGGCATCTTGCGCCGTTTCGACCGCAAATATGAAGGATTGGCAACGGATGCACCACCCAGGCACTGGTGGCAGCCGGCGCCGTTCTACGCCACGTCGCAAGCGCTGGCCGCCGCCGAGGCGGCCGATGACTATTCGTACATCCAGTTCATCGGCCTGCGCGGCGACGGCATGTTCGCCAAGGTCGACCTGCCCGCGCTGGGCACGCGCTTTGACTTGCCCGTGTTTTTCATCATGGGCGAAGCGGACTTGCTGACCTCGCCCGCCATCGCGCGCACGTATTTCGACAGCATCACGGCGCCGGCCAAGGATTTTACCCTGGTGAAACGCGCCGGGCACGACCCCAACCAGGCCGTGCACGACGCCCAATGGACCGTCTTGCGCGACAAGGTGGCGCCGCTGCTGAAGCGCTGA
- a CDS encoding MFS transporter, with the protein MKKWLTLAIVSSALFLIVVDMTVLYTALPALTRDLQASSSQKLWIINVYALVVSGLLPGLGTLGDRLSHKPVFLAGLAVFGIASLCAAFSPAPEWLIFARVLLAIGAALMMPATLSIIRLTFTDNRERSFAIGVWAAIASGGAAFGPVLGGFLMEHYWWGSVFLINVPIVLLTLVLAAVVLPKRAGNRDKPWDLKGSLQIMMGLLGGVYAIKELGKSQPSYALAAASFAVGAFFMLKFVRRQKRQAKPLIDFALFRELPFSSAVAAAMVASAALIGMELALSQHMQLVRELSPLEAGLLLLPLPLASVFAGPLTGFMLPRADKAKVLWGSLLLSGIGMASYLVLHDAAVSAQVASLMILGLGLGAVMTAASSAVMLNVAPQQAGMAASIEEVSYELGAVIGVTVLGTILSAVYSATLVIPESAGLLPNAHDTLDAALLAAEQLPAELGLQVSELARSAFDKAFIVVLATASGILMVSAMAIRHLHLRARRAISV; encoded by the coding sequence ATGAAAAAATGGCTGACGCTGGCCATCGTCTCCAGCGCCTTATTCCTGATCGTGGTCGACATGACCGTGCTCTACACCGCCTTGCCCGCGCTGACGCGCGACTTGCAGGCATCCTCTTCGCAAAAATTGTGGATCATCAACGTCTACGCGCTGGTCGTCTCCGGCTTGCTGCCCGGCCTCGGCACCCTCGGTGACCGTTTGAGCCACAAACCCGTTTTCCTCGCCGGCCTGGCCGTGTTCGGCATCGCCTCGCTGTGCGCCGCGTTTTCGCCCGCGCCGGAATGGCTGATCTTTGCCCGCGTGCTGCTGGCCATCGGCGCCGCGCTGATGATGCCGGCCACCTTGTCCATCATCCGCCTGACGTTTACCGATAACCGCGAGCGCTCGTTCGCCATCGGCGTGTGGGCGGCGATTGCCTCGGGCGGCGCCGCGTTTGGCCCCGTGCTCGGTGGTTTCCTGATGGAACATTACTGGTGGGGTTCCGTCTTCCTGATCAACGTGCCCATCGTGTTGCTGACCCTGGTGCTGGCCGCCGTCGTCCTGCCGAAACGGGCTGGTAACCGCGACAAGCCGTGGGACTTGAAGGGTTCGCTGCAAATCATGATGGGTCTGCTTGGTGGCGTGTATGCGATCAAGGAGCTGGGCAAGTCGCAACCGTCGTATGCGCTGGCGGCCGCCTCGTTCGCCGTGGGCGCCTTCTTCATGCTCAAATTCGTGCGCCGCCAGAAGCGCCAGGCCAAGCCGCTGATCGACTTCGCCCTGTTCCGCGAACTGCCGTTTTCCAGCGCCGTCGCTGCCGCCATGGTGGCCTCGGCCGCCCTGATCGGCATGGAACTGGCGCTGAGCCAGCACATGCAGCTGGTGCGGGAATTGTCGCCGCTGGAGGCGGGCTTGCTGCTGTTGCCGCTGCCGCTGGCGTCCGTGTTTGCCGGTCCGTTGACGGGTTTCATGCTGCCGCGCGCCGACAAGGCCAAGGTCCTGTGGGGTTCGCTGCTGCTGTCCGGTATCGGCATGGCCTCGTATCTGGTGCTGCATGACGCCGCCGTGTCGGCGCAAGTGGCCAGCCTGATGATCCTGGGCCTGGGCCTGGGCGCCGTCATGACGGCCGCGTCGAGCGCCGTGATGCTCAACGTGGCGCCGCAGCAAGCCGGCATGGCCGCCTCGATTGAGGAAGTGTCGTACGAGCTGGGCGCCGTCATCGGCGTCACGGTGCTGGGCACGATTCTGTCGGCCGTCTACAGCGCCACCCTGGTGATCCCGGAAAGCGCGGGCCTGTTGCCGAATGCCCATGACACCCTCGATGCGGCGCTGCTGGCCGCCGAGCAATTGCCGGCCGAACTGGGCTTGCAAGTGTCGGAACTGGCCCGTTCGGCCTTCGACAAGGCGTTTATTGTCGTGCTGGCCACGGCGTCCGGCATTTTGATGGTCTCGGCCATGGCGATTCGCCACCTGCATCTGCGGGCGCGCAGGGCGATCTCGGTTTAA
- a CDS encoding GNAT family N-acetyltransferase gives MQNAQANSPAISFAWCHDASAEDALCQLYLDNVSADYISHSELQGERADAPGNWRADLPEVIRGEIRAALSHDWAHGDSTLLAVAMSGDAIVGMALVSIDTRQRASKSFAALDDLVLLPAVRGSGIGSQLVEWVADELRSHGIARLFLECGAHNLTAQQFFQGRGFKQVSVVMLRELDAMSAAVDDKDGDRG, from the coding sequence ATGCAAAACGCCCAAGCCAATTCCCCCGCCATCAGCTTTGCCTGGTGTCACGACGCCAGCGCCGAAGATGCGCTGTGCCAGTTATATCTTGATAACGTCAGCGCCGACTATATCTCCCATTCGGAGCTGCAGGGTGAACGCGCCGATGCGCCCGGCAACTGGCGCGCGGACTTGCCTGAGGTCATCCGTGGCGAAATCCGCGCCGCCCTGTCGCATGACTGGGCGCATGGTGATTCGACCCTGCTGGCTGTCGCCATGTCCGGTGACGCCATCGTCGGCATGGCCCTGGTGTCCATCGACACGCGCCAGCGCGCCTCGAAATCGTTCGCCGCGCTGGACGACCTGGTCTTGCTGCCCGCCGTGCGCGGCAGCGGCATCGGCAGCCAGCTGGTGGAGTGGGTGGCCGACGAGCTGCGCAGCCACGGCATCGCCCGCTTGTTCCTCGAATGCGGCGCGCACAACCTGACGGCGCAACAATTCTTCCAGGGCCGCGGTTTCAAACAAGTGTCCGTCGTCATGCTGCGCGAACTTGACGCAATGTCCGCCGCGGTGGATGACAAGGATGGCGACCGTGGCTGA
- a CDS encoding LysR family transcriptional regulator: protein MQWTLEQMRYFEAAVAAGSFSGAARRLGRAQSVVSTSIGLLEAEFGVELFDRSRRSAVLTEAGKVMHLEACELLRQAERLQLRAQLLSEAPEAQLTLALDEALPYLAISKLVKELAARYPALELVMLNATASEVAQYVEQQQADVAFHFDRGPISPVLEQQHIGSVAQGVFVAKGHAMAHGQEVSRNELTRYRQLIMDSDLNREHAFSPAVWFSDSFYSIAEMVADELGWAILPLNIANYDNYKGFLQEVPCPALALSRLPVRRLSIHGKKLSETSLWLTTRLAELLLDGPRG, encoded by the coding sequence ATGCAATGGACTTTGGAACAAATGCGCTACTTTGAAGCGGCCGTCGCGGCCGGTTCTTTCTCGGGCGCGGCGCGCCGGCTGGGCCGCGCGCAATCGGTGGTCAGCACCTCGATCGGTCTGCTGGAAGCGGAATTCGGCGTGGAACTGTTCGACCGCTCGCGCCGCAGCGCCGTGCTGACGGAAGCGGGCAAGGTCATGCACCTGGAAGCGTGCGAACTGCTGCGCCAGGCCGAGCGCTTGCAACTGCGCGCACAACTGCTGAGCGAAGCGCCCGAAGCACAGCTGACCCTGGCCCTGGACGAAGCCCTGCCCTATTTGGCCATCAGCAAGCTGGTCAAGGAACTGGCGGCGCGCTACCCGGCGCTGGAACTGGTGATGCTCAACGCCACGGCGTCCGAGGTGGCGCAATACGTGGAGCAGCAGCAAGCCGACGTGGCCTTTCACTTCGACCGCGGCCCCATCTCGCCCGTGCTGGAACAGCAGCACATCGGCAGCGTGGCGCAAGGCGTGTTCGTGGCCAAAGGCCACGCTATGGCGCACGGCCAGGAAGTCAGCCGCAACGAGCTGACCCGCTACCGCCAGCTGATCATGGATTCCGACCTGAACCGCGAACACGCTTTCAGCCCCGCCGTCTGGTTTTCCGACAGTTTTTACAGTATTGCCGAGATGGTCGCCGATGAGCTGGGCTGGGCGATTTTGCCGCTGAATATCGCCAATTACGATAACTACAAGGGGTTTTTGCAGGAAGTACCCTGCCCGGCGCTGGCCTTGTCGCGCTTGCCTGTGCGGCGGCTGTCGATCCACGGCAAGAAGCTGAGCGAGACGAGTTTGTGGCTGACGACGAGGCTGGCGGAGTTGTTGTTGGATGGGCCGAGGGGGTGA
- a CDS encoding FAD-dependent oxidoreductase, whose amino-acid sequence MSTHTIRTLRPDDAAPLLAFEQANRAWFERHIDGRPDDFYSIDGVHAHVAQFLDEHAQGRMHPCVILDEHGQLIGRANLKDIDRQQGVAEVGYRIGEQQAGKGLATAALQYLIALAQDEWRLQRLCACAIDGNAASIRVLERCGFVQGVAVPDIAIVAGNVVDGHAYALELRAAPHRIVVIGAGIVGASLAYHLASKGAKVTVVEAGGIASGVTGTSFAWINTSCAGPDPIAALRGGAIVAWRRLETQVPGLTLRWHGALSYGTQDGRVSSSSKLINRSRIAQLEPQLRQPPQQAVYEPEQGALDAVAATHALLAAAKALGATVRTHTPVLGFTVRDARVTGVETATGLIEADMVVLAAGTGTATLAAQLGVNLPIHASPAIFLRYQAPPGLVRGIISSHAMEVRQAEDGTMLAAEDYVDDAPDKQPAAIAQRTASAIREELEGADAIAPAFACIGLRPIPIDGVPVIGYLPQVSGVYVCAMHPGVVLAAIVGQLASGEIVDDEPASALAACRPARFQA is encoded by the coding sequence ATGAGCACACACACCATACGCACCCTGCGTCCCGACGACGCCGCGCCATTGCTGGCCTTCGAGCAAGCCAACCGGGCCTGGTTCGAGCGCCATATCGACGGGCGCCCCGACGATTTTTACAGCATTGACGGCGTCCACGCGCACGTCGCGCAATTCCTGGACGAGCACGCACAGGGACGCATGCACCCCTGCGTCATCTTGGACGAACACGGACAATTGATCGGCCGCGCCAACCTGAAGGACATTGACCGGCAGCAAGGCGTGGCTGAAGTCGGATACCGCATCGGCGAACAGCAGGCGGGCAAGGGCCTGGCCACGGCCGCGCTGCAGTATCTGATCGCGCTGGCGCAAGACGAGTGGCGGCTGCAACGCCTGTGCGCCTGCGCCATCGACGGCAATGCGGCGTCGATCCGTGTGCTGGAGCGCTGCGGTTTCGTGCAGGGAGTGGCCGTGCCCGATATTGCCATCGTGGCAGGCAACGTTGTCGATGGCCATGCGTATGCGCTGGAGCTGCGGGCAGCCCCCCACCGCATCGTCGTCATCGGCGCCGGCATCGTCGGCGCGTCGCTCGCGTACCACCTGGCCAGCAAGGGTGCAAAAGTCACCGTCGTAGAGGCGGGCGGCATCGCTTCCGGCGTGACGGGCACCTCGTTTGCCTGGATTAACACGTCCTGCGCCGGGCCGGACCCCATAGCGGCCCTGCGCGGCGGCGCCATCGTTGCCTGGCGCCGGCTGGAAACGCAGGTTCCCGGCTTGACGCTGCGCTGGCATGGCGCCTTGTCGTACGGCACGCAGGATGGGCGCGTGTCTTCGTCATCCAAATTGATAAACCGCTCGCGCATCGCCCAGCTTGAACCGCAGCTGCGGCAGCCGCCGCAACAGGCCGTCTACGAACCGGAGCAGGGCGCCCTCGACGCCGTTGCCGCCACGCACGCCTTGCTGGCAGCGGCCAAGGCGCTGGGTGCAACCGTCCGCACGCACACGCCCGTGCTGGGCTTTACCGTCCGCGACGCGCGGGTAACTGGCGTGGAAACGGCCACGGGCCTCATCGAGGCCGATATGGTCGTGCTGGCAGCGGGCACCGGCACGGCCACACTGGCCGCGCAGCTGGGAGTCAACCTGCCGATTCACGCCTCGCCCGCCATCTTCCTGCGCTACCAGGCGCCGCCCGGCCTGGTGCGTGGCATCATTTCCAGCCATGCAATGGAAGTGCGACAAGCCGAGGATGGCACCATGCTGGCAGCGGAAGACTATGTGGACGACGCCCCGGACAAGCAGCCCGCCGCCATCGCGCAACGCACGGCCAGCGCAATCCGGGAAGAACTTGAAGGCGCCGACGCCATTGCGCCGGCATTCGCCTGCATCGGCCTGCGCCCCATACCCATTGACGGCGTGCCCGTCATCGGCTACTTGCCGCAAGTAAGCGGTGTGTACGTATGCGCCATGCATCCGGGCGTGGTGCTGGCGGCCATCGTGGGCCAACTGGCCAGCGGGGAAATCGTCGATGATGAGCCAGCATCAGCCCTGGCGGCTTGCCGGCCCGCGCGCTTTCAGGCCTGA